The Candidatus Berkiella aquae sequence CGAGCTTTGGATGATTATCGACGCAAAAAAGAAGGCGAGTAACGAATCTGTTACGAACGCTTGATTGAATTATAGATACCCGGAGAAATACTATGTCAGACAAAATTCAAAAGATTTTCGATTCCATCGTTGAACTTTCCATTATGGAAGTTGTTGATCTTGTTAAAAAGATGGAAGACGAATTAGGCGTTTCAGCACAAGCTGCTGTCGCTGTTGCTGCACCTGTTGCTGGTGGCGCTGCTGCTGCTGCTGAAGAAAAGACTGAATTTGATGTTATCTTGAAAGCATTTGGTGACAAGAAAGTAGACGTTATTAAAGCGGTTCGTGCTATCACCAACTTAGGCTTGAAAGAAGCAAAAGCTTTGGTTGAAAGCGCTCCTGCACCTGTTAAAGAAGCTGTTTCAAAAGCTGATGCAGATAAGTTCAAGAAAGAACTTGAAGAATCTGGCGCAACGGTTGAAATTAAATAAGACTTTTGCTCTTGATTATTTGTTTAGGCTGAAGAGGAACTTCGTTCCTCTTCAGTTTTCGTCGTTTTTAGGTGATTATTAGCTGAGGACTCCCAATGGCATTATCCTATACCGAGAAAAAGCGACCCCGTGCTGATTTTGGCAAACGCCTGAATACTTTGGAGATCCCGCCACTTCTTGATATACAGCTTACTTCGTATAAGCAAAACTTTTTGCAAGAAGATGTTCCGGTTGAACAACGCAAAGATATCGGCTTGCAGGCAGCGTTTAATTCTGTTTTTCCGATTACCAGTTTTTCTGGAAATGCACAGCTGGAGTTTGTTTGCTATCGCTTGGGAACCCCCACATTTGACGTGAAAGAATGCCAACAACGTGGCTTAACCTACGCTACGCCATTGCGGGTATTGGTTCGATTAGTATTATTTGATAAAGAAGCTTCTGGCGATACCAAAAAAGTAAAAGATATTAGAGAACAAGAAGTTTACATGGGCGAAATCCCGCTCATGACTCCTAACGGTACTTTTGTGATCAATGGCACTGAACGTGTTATCGTTTCTCAGTTACATCGATCCCCTGGTGTGTTTTTTGATCATGATAAAGGAAAAACCCACTCATCCGGCAAATTGCTGTATTCAGCGCGTATTATTCCTTATCGTGGTTCATGGTTAGATATCGAATTCGATCCTAAAGATTGCATTTTTGTACGAATCGATCGTCGTCGCAAAATTCCTGCCACCATCTTGTTGCGTGGTTTAGGTTACAGTGCGCAAGAAATTTTAGAAATATTCTTTGAAACGAATGAATATCAAATTGAAAAAGGTGATTTCATTCTGAATTTAGTCCCTGCACGTTTACGTGGCGAAACCGCTATGTTTGATATACGTGACAAAAAGGGCAATGTGATTGTCGAAGAAGGCCGCCGTATTACCGCGCGTCATATCCGACAAATGGAAGAAGGTGACGTCAAACAATTACGTACACCTCGTGAATATCTTTATGGCAAAGCACTTGCTAAAGATATTATCGATACAGAAACAGGTGAGATTATTGCTGCAGCAAATGCTGAAATCACACCTGAATTGTTAGAAGCTTTTATTAAAGCAAGCATCTCTTCATTCTCAATACTTTACACGAATGATTTGGATCATGGTCCGTACATTTCTGATACATTGCGTATCGACCCAACGAAATCTCAATTAGAAGCTTTAGTTGAAATTTATCGTATGATGCGCCCAGGCGAACCTCCTACCAAAGAAGCGGCGGAAACCTTATTCGAAAATCTATTCTTTGCAGCTGATCGCTACGATCTTTCTGCGGTTGGTCGAATGAAATTTAACCGACGTGTTGGCCGTAAAGAGATCATTGGTGAAGGCGTTTTATCCAAAGACGATATTATTGCTGTTATCCGAACACTCATTGATATCCGTGATGGACGAGGCGAAGTGGATGATATCGATCATCTTGGTAATCGTCGTGTTCGTAGCGTCGGTGAAATGGCAGAAAATCAATTCCGCGTTGGTCTTGTGCGAGTTGAGCGCGCAGTTAAAGAGCGTTTAAGCGTCGCTGAATCAGATGGTTTAATGCCCCAAGATTTAATTAATGCAAAACCTGTTTCTGCCGCAATTAAAGAATTTTTTGGTTCATCGCAATTGTCGCAATTTATGGATCAAAATAACCCACTATCAGAAGTGACGCACAAACGTCGGGTATCTGCATTAGGACCGGGTGGTTTGACTCGTGAACGAGCGGGCTTTGAAGTTCGTGACGTTCACCCAACACATTATGGTCGTGTATGCCCAATTGAAACGCCTGAAGGTCCAAACATTGGTTTGATCAACTCTTTGGCGGTATATGCTCGAACCAACGAATATGGTTTCTTAGAAAGCCCATATCGTAAAGTCGTTGATGGCAGAGTAACGGATGAAGTTGAATTCTTGTCAGCAATTGAAGAAGGCGATTACGTCATTGCGCAGGCAAATGCGACAACGAACGAAAAGCGTGAATTGCTTGATGATTTAGTACCTTGCCGTCATAAAAACGAATTCACTTTCACAACAAAAGAACGCGTACAGTTTATGGACGTTTCGCCTAAACAAATCGTGTCAGTAGCGGCTTCCTTAATTCCGTTCCTTGAACATGACGATGCGAACCGCGCCTTGATGGGCTCGAACATGCAACGTCAAGCAGTACCTACCCTAAAAGCTGAAAAGCCTTTAGTGGGTACAGGGATGGAACGTACCGTTGCAACCGATTCTGGAGTTACCGTTGTTGCTAAACGTGGCGGGATTGTGGATTCTGTTGATGCAGGCCGTGTGGTTATTCGTGTAAACGATGACGAAACACTGGAAGATGAAGCGGGCGTTGATATCTACAATTTAACGAAATATACCCGTTCAAACCAAAATACCTGTATTAATCAAGAGCCTTTGATTAACCAAGGTGACAGAGTCTCTGCTGGTGACGTATTGGCAGATGGTCCTTCTACTGATATGGGTGAATTAGCACTGGGGCAAAACTTGCTCGTGGCATTCATGCCATGGAATGGTTACAACTTTGAGGATTCCATTCTCATCAGTGAACGTGTTGTGCAAGAAGATAGATTCACAACCATTCATATCGAAGAATTAACTTGTGTAGCTCGCGATACCAAATTAGGACCAGAAGAAATCACTTCCGATATTCCGAATGTGGGCGAAAGCGCACTTTCTAAACTGGATGAGTCCGGTATTGTTTACATCGGTGCAGAAGTAGAAGCGGGTGATATTCTGGTAGGTAAAGTGACACCTAAAGGTGAAACACAGCTTACCCCTGAAGAAAAACTCTTAAGAGCTATCTTCGGTGAAAAAGCTTCTGACGTAAAAGATACTTCTTTGCGTGTTCCTACCGGTATGAACGGTACGGTTATTGATGTTCAAGTCTTTACACGTGATGGCGTCGAAAAAGATGCGCGTGCGTTACAAATTGAAAAAACAGAATTTGAGCGCATCAAGAAAGACTTGGAAGATGAATTCCGTATTCGTGAAGGTGATATTTATCAACGCGTTGAAAAAATGTTGATTGGTAAAGTTGCCGAAGGTGGTCCTGCAGGCTTAAAAGCGGGTGACAGCATCACACAAGAGTACCTTGCAAAATTAGCGCATGAAAAATGGTTTGAAATTCGCTTAAAAGACGATAAAGCAAACCAAAAGTTGGAAGCGGCTAATGAGCGTATTAAAGCTTTACGTGAAGATTATGAACAACGTCGCGATGAAAAACGCACGAAGTTACAACAAGGTGATGATTTAGCACCTGGTGTGTTAAAAATTGCCAAAGTGTACTTGGCGGTTAAACGTCGCATTCAGCCTGGCGATAAAATGGCGGGTCGACATGGTAACAAAGGTGTGATTTCAACCATTGTTCCTGTTGAAGATATGCCTTATCTAGAAGATGGTACGCCAGTTGATATCGTATTGAATCCATTAGGTGTTCCTTCTCGTATGAACGTCGGTCAGGTCCTAGAAACCCACTTAGGTTGGGCAGCCAAAGGCCTTGGGCTCAAGATCGGTAAGATGTTAGATGAAAAACGCGCATTAAATGATGTTAGAACTTTCTTGCAGTCAGTTTATAGCATGGGTGGTCAAAAAATTGATTTCCAACAATTTACTGATGAAGAACTAACAGAAATGAGCGGGAATCTGCGTCATGGTATTCCGATGGCGACACCCGTATTTGATGGTGCGAGTGAAGGTGAAATTAAGTCATTGTTGAAGATGGCGGATTTACCAGAAAGTGGCCAAACAACGTTATACGATGGCCGTACCGGTGAAGCCTTTGATCGTCCTGTGACGGTTGGTTACATGTACATGCTCAAGTTAAACCATTTGGTTGATGACAAGATGCATGCTCGTTCAACCGGTTCTTACAGCTTAGTAACCCAACAGCCACTAGGTGGTAAAGCACAATTTGGTGGTCAGCGTTTCGGTGAGATGGAAGTGTGGGCCTTAGAAGCATATGGCGCAGCTTACACCTTGCAAGAAATGTTAACGGTTAAATCCGATGACGTGGCAGGTCGTACCAAGATGTATAAAAACATTGTTGATGGCGATCATCGTATGGAACCTGGTATGCCGGAATCTTTCAACGTATTGGTGAAAGAAATCCGTTCCTTGGGTATCAATATGGAACTCGAACACGAAAATTGATTCTGTATCCGTAATACCTAAGCTTTCTCGAATCCGCTCTATGCGGGTTCGAGAAAACGAATAGCGTTAAAGAATTTGCATCCATTGATATGGAGAGAGAACCTTGAGAGATTTACTTTCTATCATACGCCAACAAACGAAAGGTCACGATTTTGATAGGGTCGCGGTTGGCCTTGCTCCACCGGAATTGATCCTCTCTTGGTCTTATGGTGAGGTGAAAAAGCCTGAAACCATTAACTACCGTACCTTCAAACCAGAAAGAGATGGTTTGTTTTGTGCCAAAATATTTGGTCCCGTTAAAGACTATGAATGCTTATGTGGCAAATATAAGCGCCTCAAGCATCGTGGTGTTATTTGTGAAAAATGCGGTGTGGAAGTCACCTTGGCAAAAGTACGTCGTGAACGTATGGGCCACGTTGAACTTGCAAGCCCTGTCGCGCATATCTGGTTTTTAAAATCTTTGCCATCTCGTATTGGCTTGCTGCTGGATATGACACTGCGTGATATTGAACGCATTCTCTATTTTGAAGCGTATGTCGTCATTGATCCAGGCATGACCCCTCTAGAAAAAGGTCAATTGCTCTCTGAAGAAGCCTATCTGGATTCTATTGAACAATATGGTGATGAGTTTGATGCGCGCATGGGTGCAGAAGCAGTAAAAGAACTGCTAAAGCGCATTGATTTGAAAACCGAAGCTGAAACCATTCGTGAAGAAATTCCAACCACCAATTCCGAAACGAAATCCAAGAAATTGGCTAAACGTCTTAAATTGGTTGAAGCGTTCTTGGATTCCGGCAATAAGCCTGAATGGATGATTATGACGGTATTACCCGTCTTGCCACCCGATTTGCGGCCTTTAGTACCGTTAGATGGTGGACGTTTTGCAACATCTGATTTGAACGATCTCTATCGTCGAGTCATTAACCGTAATAATCGCTTGAAACGTCTGTTAGATCTCAATGCTCCCGATATTATTGTGCGCAACGAGAAGCGTATGCTCCAAGAAGCGGTTGATGCGTTATTGGATAACGGTCGTCGTGGTCGAGCCATTACTGGTTCTAATAAACGTCCTTTAAAATCCTTAGCGGATATGATTAAAGGTAAACAAGGTCGATTCCGTCAAAACCTTTTAGGTAAACGTGTTGACTACTCAGGCCGTTCGGTAATCGTTGTGGGTCCTACCTTACGATTACATCAATGCGGCTTGCCGAAAAAAATGGCTTTAGAATTATTTAAACCATTTATTTTTAGCAAACTTGAATTAAGAGGCTTGGCAACAACCATTAAAGCTGCCAAGAAAATGGTAGAACGAGAAGGTCCAGAAGTTTGGGATATCTTAGAAGAAGTGATTCGAGAGCATCCTGTTCTGTTAAACCGCGCACCTACCTTGCACCGTTTGGGTATTCAAGCATTTGAACCCGTGTTAATTGAAGGTAAAGCAATTCAATTACACCCGTTAGTGTGTGCTGCATATAACGCGGACTTTGACGGTGACCAAATGGCCGTGCACGTGCCATTAACCATTGAAGCACAATTAGAAGCACGTGCTTTAATGATGTCGACGAATAACGTACTGTCACCTGCGAATGGTGAGCCTATCATTGTTCCTTCTCAGGACGTGGTATTAGGGCTTTACTATGTGACCCGCGAAAAAGTGAATGCCAAAGGCGAAGGAATGGTCTTTAGTGACGTTGCTGAAGTTCATCGCGCTTATTCTGCTAAAGCCGTTGATTTGCATGCAAAAATTCGTGTTCGTGTGGATGTTGAGAACACTGGCGAAAGTGCAAACAATAAGAAGCTTGTTGAATCCACCGTCGGGCGTGCATTGCTATCGGAACTATTACCTATTGGAATGCCATTTGCATTAGTGAATCAAACCCTAACGAAGAAAGCCATTTCTCGTTTAGTTAACCAGTGCTACCGTCAAGTTGGCTTAAAAGACACGGTTATTTTTGCCGATCAGCTTATGTATTTTGGTTTCCGTTATGCCACGATTTCAGGCTGTTCTATCGGTATTAACGATTTAGTGATTCCAAAAGCGAAAAGCGGCATCGTTGATCGCGCTGAAGAAGAAGTAAAAGAAATTGAGTCACAATATAGCTCCGGCTTAGTGACCCATGGTGAGCGTTACAATAAAGTTATCGATATTTGGTCACGCGCTAACGATCAAGTTGCGAAAGCGATGATGGACGAAATCTCTACTGAGAACGTTGAAGACGCAAAAGGTGTTGAAGTTGCGCAAGAATCATTCAACTCTGTCTACATGATGGCTGATTCAGGCGCTCGTGGTAGCCCTGCTCAGATCCGTCAGTTGGCTGGTATGCGTGGTTTGATGGCAAAACCAGACGGCTCGATCATTGAGACCCCAATTACGGCGAATTTCCGTGAAGGGTTGAACGTATTGCAGTACTTTATTTCGACCCACGGTGCTCGTAAAGGTTTGGCCGATACGGCGCTTAAAACCGCTAACTCTGGTTACTTAACCCGACGTTTAGTTGACGTCGCACAAGATGTGGTGATCACCGAGCATGATTGTGGTGCTACTGATGGTCTGGTGATGATGCCACACATTGAGGGTGGTGACGTGGTTGAGCCATTACGCGAACGTGTATTGGGTCGTACCGTTATCTCTCCTGTACTCAAGCCAGGTACCAATGACATTCTGGTTCCATCAGGCACGGTATTAGATGAAAAATGGGTTGAAACACTTGAGCAAAATACCGTTGATAAGGTACTCGTTCGTTCGCCTATTACCTGTGAATCTCGTCATGGTGTTTGCGCAATGTGCTATGGCCGTGACTTAGCTCGAGGCCATTTAGTCAATAGCGGTGAAGCTGTTGGGGTTATCGCAGCGCAGTCAATTGGTGAGCCGGGTACACAGTTAACCATGCGTACCTTCCACATCGGGGGTGCAGCGTCCAGAGCCACCGCTGAAAATAGCGTGTTAGTGAAATCGAATGGTACAGTCAAGTTACATAACTTGAAGATTATTAAAAATGATAGTGGTAACTATGTGACGGTTTCTCGTTCTGGTGAACTGTCTGTCATGGACGAACACGGTCGTGATCGTGAACGTTATAAATTGCCTTATGGTGCGGTATTAACCATTGCCGATGGTGATAAAGTACAAAGTGGTCAAACCGTTGCTAACTGGGACCCGCATACCCATCCGATCATTACTGAAGTTGCCGGTTTCATTAACTTTGTCGACATGGTTGATGGCGTAACAATGCATCGTCAAACCGATGAATTGACTGGTCTATCTAGCATTGTGATTTCTGACGCAAAACAATACCGTTCGAGCTCGGGTAAAGAATTGCGTCCGATGTTGAAATTAGTGGATGAAAATGGAGAAGATCTTTGCTTGGCAGGAACCAGTTTGCCAGCACATTACTTCTTGTCTGCTAACGCAATTGCCAATGTTGAAGACGGACAACAAATTAAAGTGGGTGACGTTTTAGCGAGAATTCCACAAGAAACCTCTAAAACCCGCGACATTACCGGTGGTTTGCCCCGAGTGGCCGACCTCTTTGAAGCACGTAAACCTAAAGAGCCTGCTATCTTGGCAGAGATCTCAGGTATTGTGAGCTTTGGTAAAGAAACAAAAGGTAAACGAAGACTGGTCATTACCTCACAAGAAGGTGGTGAATCACACGAAGAACTTATTCCTAAATGGCGTCATGTTGGCGTGTTTGAAGGGGAATACGTTGAGCGTGGGGAAGTCATCGCAGATGGCCCTAATAACCCGCATGATATCCTGCGCTTATTAGGCGTGGGGGCGCTTGCGAACTACATCGTTAATGAAGTGCAAGATGTTTATCGCTTACAAGGTGTAAATATTAACGATAAGCACATCGAAACGATTGTTCGTCAAATGCTGCGCAAAGTGGTGATTAGCGATCCAGGCGATACACGCTTCTTAAAAGGTGAGCAAGCTGAGGTTTACCGTGTTAACGATGTAAACAAAGAGATGATTGCCAAGGGCAAGATGGTTGCTCGTATAGAGCCCATGTTGTTAGGTATCACCAAAGCGTCGTTAGCAACAGAATCGTTCATTTCTGCGGCATCTTTCCAAGAAACGACCCGCGTTTTAACAGAGGCTGCGGTCAGTGGTAAAAAAGATGAGTTGCGCGGACTGAAAGAAAACGTTATTGTTGGCCGACTAATTCCCGCAGGTACTGGGTTAGCTAGCCACCTGCAGCGTCGTAAAGAGCAACAAGCACTTGCTCGTGGTGCACTGGGGCAAAAGAGCACAGTGACAGCAAGTGATGTAGAACACGCACTAAGTGAGATGCTAAATTCATCTACATCTTAGTCGAATGACTAAAGGGCTGATTAAGTATCAGCCCTCATAAAAAAATGGGCCCCATACAATTTAAGGGGTGGCCCTAAAGGATAAAGGACATCGCTCTACAAGGGGCTTGCCCGGCATAGCTTACAAAGTAAGCGAAGACGGGTTGACAGAATGTCTTAATGCATTTAGCATCACGCTTCTCAAATGGGCAAGCGGGATGCTTTTTGCCCTTTTTGTTTGAGTAAAAATTGCAATTTTTATTGAGGAGTGTCACGCGCGTTATGGCAACCGTGAATCAGCTGGTCCGTAAAGGACGTCGCTCAGTCAAAAGAAAATCAAAAAGCCCGGCGTTAATGTCATGCCCACTTCGTCGTGGCGTATGCACAAGGGTTTACACTGTAACCCCTAAAAAGCCTAACTCGGCATTACGTAAAGTATGTCGTGTTAAGTTAACAAACGGCTACGAAGTTACTGTCTATATCGGTGGTGAAGGACATAACTTACAAGAGCACTCAGTCGTATTAATCCGCGGTGGTCGTGTAAAAGACTTACCAGGTGTGAGATATCACGTCGTGCGCGGTAGTTTGGATACTGCAGGTGTGAATAATCGTAAGCAAGGTCGCTCGAAGTACGGTACAAAGCGTCCTAAACAAGCTGCATAGTTCATAACTTGGTTGTAGGAAAATTAGATCATGCCAAGAAGAAGAGTCGTTACCAAACGTAAAACGCTACCGGATCCAGTTTATGGAAGCGAGTTAGCTGCTAAATTTATTAACCATCTTATGCAAGATGGTAAAAAATCAATCGCAGAAAAAAGCTTATATGGTGCTTTAGAAATTATCCGTGACCGCGGTAATAAAGATCCTATCGAGCTATTCAAACGCGCTGTTGAGAACGTACGCCCAACGGTTGAAGTTAAATCTCGCCGTGTTGGTGGTGCGACTTACCAGATTCCTGTTGAAGTCAGACCATCCCGTAGTACGGCATTAGCAATGCGTTGGATTGTTGATTATTCCCGTAAACGCGGTGAAAAAGGAATGACAGCACGTTTAGCAGCTGAAATTTTGGATGCTGCTGATGAAGAAGGCGGTAGTCGAGGTAAAGGCGGCGCGGTGAAGAAGCGAGAAGATACTCACCGTATGGCTGAAGCGAACAAAGCATTTTCACATTTCCGTTGGTAAAAAAGCCCTAGGAGCAAAAACGTGGCGCGTAAGACACCTTTACAACACGTTCGAAATATCGGGATTATGGCACATATTGATGCCGGTAAAACCACGACAACTGAACGAGTCCTGTTCTATACGGGCGTTTCACATAAGATTGGTGAAGTTCATGATGGCGCAGCTGTTATGGATTACATGGAACAAGAACAAGAACGTGGTATTACCATCACATCAGCAGCAACAACCTGCTTCTGGAGAGGGATGGCACAGAACTTCCCTGAACATCGTATCAACATTATTGATACCCCAGGACACGTTGATTTTACTATCGAAGTAGAGCGTTCATTGCGCGTACTTGATGGTGCTTGTGGTGTATTTTGTGCAGTTGGTGGTGTAGAACCCCAATCTGAAACCGTATGGCGTCAAGCAAATAAATACAAAGTACCTCGCATTGCGTTTGTTAATAAAATGGATCGTGCTGGTGCAGATTTCTTACGTGTCGTGAAACAGATGCGTGAACGTTTAGGTGCCAACGCAGTTCCTATCCAGTTAAACATTGGCGCAGAAGAAAATTTCGAAGGCGTTGTCGATCTTGTCAAAATGAAAGCAATCATTTGGGATGACAAAACTGAAGGTACACGCTTTGAAGAGCATGATATTCCTGAGAATATCAAAGATAAATGCCAAGAAATGCGCGAAAACATGGTTGAAGCTGCTGCAGAAGCCAGTGAAGAATTGATGGAAAAATACCTAAGCGAAGGTGATTTATCCAGCGAAGATATCTATTTCGGCTTGCGTACACGTACGATTGCAAATGAAATCGTGCCCGTTCTTTGTGGTTCAGCGTTTAAGAACAAAGGCGTGCAAGCGATGCTTGATGCGGTTGTTCAATTTTTGCCTTCACCAGCAGACATTCCTGATGTTGTTGGTACAGAAGATGAATCATCTGAAAAGCACATTACGCGTGCTGCTTCTGATGATGCCCCATTCTCTGCTTATGCATTTAAAATTATCAACGATCCATTTGTTGGTACTTTAACCTTCTTCCGTGTTTATTCCGGAACGTTAGAAGCAGGTACGACCATTTTAAATTCGTTGAAAGACAAAAAAGAACGATTTGGTCGAATTCTGCAAATGCATGCTAACTCACGCGAAGAAATTAAAGAGGTTCGCGCAGGTGATATTGCTGCCGTTGTGGGTCTAAAACATACCACCACAGGTGATACTCTCACCGATCCTGAGAATGTGATTGTTTTAGAAAAAATGATATTCCCAGAACCCGTTATTAACGTTGCGATTGAACCTAAAACCAAAGCCGATCAAGAAAAAATGGGTATCGCATTGGGTCGCTTGGCAAAAGAAGATCCTTCAATGCGTGTATTTACGGATGAAGAGTCCGGTCAAACCATCTTGGCAGGTCAAGGTGAATTGCATTTAGAAATTTTGGTTGATCGTCTAAAGCGGGAATTTTCAGTAGAAGCCAACGTGGGTAACCCACAAGTAGCTTACCGTGAAAGCATCACCGCTAGTGTGGAACAAGAAGGTAAATTCATTCGTCAGTCAGGTGGTCGTGGTCAATACGGTCATGTTTGGATCCGTTTGGCACCTAACGAACCTGGTAAAGGTTTTGAGTTTGTTGATGAAATCAAAGGTGGTGCGATTCCTAAAGAATACATCCCTGCAGTTAGCAAAGGTATTGCTGAACAAATGCAGAATGGTGTGTTGGCTGGGTATCCTGTCGTTGACGTAAAGGCGACATTATTTGATGGTTCTTACCATGACGTCGACTCCAGTGAAATGGCGTTCAAGATTGCAGGTTCTATGGCCTTCAAAGAAGGTGCATTAAAAGCTAAGCCTAAATTGCTTGAACCTATCATGAAAGTAGAAGTGGTAACTCCTGAAGAGTATATGGGCGATGTGATGGGTGACCTTAACCGTCGTCGTGGTGTACTACAAGGGATGGATGATACGCCATCAGGTAAAACAGTTTCTGCAATGGTTCCTTTGTCTGAAATGTTTGGCTATGCAACTGCTTTGCGCTCAATGTCGCAAGGTCGTGCTACTTACTCCATGGAATTTGAAAAATACATGGAAGCACCAGCAAACGTTACAGAACAAGTAATTAGTAAGCAACGCGGTTAATAAATCGCAGTTGCCCAGGAGAGAGATGATGAAAGGCCAAATCATAAGAATTCGTTTAAAAGCCTTCGATCATAAATTGATCGATAAATCGGCTAAAGAAATTGTGGAAACCGCAAAACGTACTGGTGCGCAAGTAAGAGGTCCAGTTCCAATGCCAACCCACATTGAAAAATACACCATTTTGATCTCGCCACACATTGATAGTAATGCGCGCGATCAATATGAGATCCGTACACATAATCGCCTTGTTATCATTGCTGAACCAACTGATAAAACAGTTGATGCATTGATGAAACTCGACTTAGCAGCAGGCGTTGATGTACAGATCGCTGTTAGTTAAGTTTTATTGAATTAAAGAGCAGTTTTTACAAAATTAAATCCGGTACAACATTGCTTGTACGGCGGAGGGAAAAATGGCAATAGGTTTGGTTGGTAGAAAAGTAGGGATGACTCGGGTATTTACCGAGACAGGGAGTTCAATCCCTGTAACGGTAGTTGAAGTGTTACCCAATCTCATTACGCAGTTAAAATCGCAAGATAACGAAGGCTTTCGTGCAGTTCAGGTAACAACCGGTTCACGTAAAGCACAACGCGTCAATAAGCCTGAAGCAGGCCACTTTGCAAAAGCAGGCGTGGAAGCAGGTAGAGGTTTATGGGAATTTCCTTTAAACGCGAATGAAGGTGTTGAATTTAAAGTTGGCCAAGCGTTAACGGTTGATATGTTCCAAACGGGGCAACGCGTTGATGTGGTTGGTACAACCAAAGGTAAAGGTTTTGCTGGTACCGTTAAGCGCCATCATTTCCGTACTCAAGATGCAACACATGGTAACTCCCGTTCGCATCGTGTACCAGGCTCTATTGGTCAAAACCAAACGCCAGGTCGTGTATTCAAGGGTAAAAAGATGTGTGGCCATATGGGTGATGTTCGTCGTACTGCACAATATTTAGAAGTTGTACGAGTAGACGCTGAACGTAATTTGCTATTGATTCGTGGTGCCGTGCCAGGTAGCACAGGTGGTGATCTCATCATCAAACCAACGGCAAAAGTCCAAATCAATAATGCAGAAACAGCGTAAGGAGGGTGCGATGAAACTTGCTTTAGCTAAAGCCGCAGGCGGCACAAATAGTATCGACGTTTCTGAAGTAACCTTTGGACGCGAGTTTAATGAACCTCTTGTGCACCAAGTGGTAGTTGCTTTAATGGCTGGCGCTCGCGCTGGTACCAAAAAGCAAAAAACCCGTGCAGAAGTGAGAGGCGGTGGCGCTAAACCATGGCGTCAAAAAGGAACCGGCCGTGCTCGTGCAGGTACCATTCGAAGCCCGTTATGGCGCAAAGGTGGCGTGATTTTCGCTGCGACTCCTCGTGATCATAGCCAAAAAGTAAATAAGAA is a genomic window containing:
- the fusA gene encoding elongation factor G; protein product: MARKTPLQHVRNIGIMAHIDAGKTTTTERVLFYTGVSHKIGEVHDGAAVMDYMEQEQERGITITSAATTCFWRGMAQNFPEHRINIIDTPGHVDFTIEVERSLRVLDGACGVFCAVGGVEPQSETVWRQANKYKVPRIAFVNKMDRAGADFLRVVKQMRERLGANAVPIQLNIGAEENFEGVVDLVKMKAIIWDDKTEGTRFEEHDIPENIKDKCQEMRENMVEAAAEASEELMEKYLSEGDLSSEDIYFGLRTRTIANEIVPVLCGSAFKNKGVQAMLDAVVQFLPSPADIPDVVGTEDESSEKHITRAASDDAPFSAYAFKIINDPFVGTLTFFRVYSGTLEAGTTILNSLKDKKERFGRILQMHANSREEIKEVRAGDIAAVVGLKHTTTGDTLTDPENVIVLEKMIFPEPVINVAIEPKTKADQEKMGIALGRLAKEDPSMRVFTDEESGQTILAGQGELHLEILVDRLKREFSVEANVGNPQVAYRESITASVEQEGKFIRQSGGRGQYGHVWIRLAPNEPGKGFEFVDEIKGGAIPKEYIPAVSKGIAEQMQNGVLAGYPVVDVKATLFDGSYHDVDSSEMAFKIAGSMAFKEGALKAKPKLLEPIMKVEVVTPEEYMGDVMGDLNRRRGVLQGMDDTPSGKTVSAMVPLSEMFGYATALRSMSQGRATYSMEFEKYMEAPANVTEQVISKQRG
- the rpsJ gene encoding 30S ribosomal protein S10, with product MMKGQIIRIRLKAFDHKLIDKSAKEIVETAKRTGAQVRGPVPMPTHIEKYTILISPHIDSNARDQYEIRTHNRLVIIAEPTDKTVDALMKLDLAAGVDVQIAVS
- the rplC gene encoding 50S ribosomal protein L3; amino-acid sequence: MAIGLVGRKVGMTRVFTETGSSIPVTVVEVLPNLITQLKSQDNEGFRAVQVTTGSRKAQRVNKPEAGHFAKAGVEAGRGLWEFPLNANEGVEFKVGQALTVDMFQTGQRVDVVGTTKGKGFAGTVKRHHFRTQDATHGNSRSHRVPGSIGQNQTPGRVFKGKKMCGHMGDVRRTAQYLEVVRVDAERNLLLIRGAVPGSTGGDLIIKPTAKVQINNAETA